In one Angustibacter luteus genomic region, the following are encoded:
- the gabT gene encoding 4-aminobutyrate--2-oxoglutarate transaminase, producing MTDLRESTSPAVADGVPQRRELLTEIPGPRSRALHARKQAAVADGVGTTLPVYIARAGGGVLQDVDGNSLIDLGSGIAVVNVGNANPRVVARVTEQVQQFTHTCFMVTPYEGYVAVCEALARLTPGDHAKKSALFNSGAEAVENAVKIARVATGRDAVVVFDHAYHGRTNLTMAMTAKSMPYKHGFGPFAGEVYRAPMSYPFREPVPISGAEAARRAISVIDKQVGADEVAAVVIEPIQGEGGFVVPAPGFLPAIAQWCTENGIVFVADEIQTGFGRTGTLFACDDEGVVPDLITTAKGIAGGLPLAAVTGRAELMDAVHAGGLGGTYGGNPVACAAALGALESLEEDDLAGRAAAIGRTMLDRLSALAGQHAQIGDVRGRGAMVAIELVVPGSTDPDPAEAARISAACHQQGVLTLTCGTFGNVLRFLPPLVIDDALLAEALDVLESAVAGD from the coding sequence ATGACCGACCTGCGCGAGTCCACGTCCCCCGCCGTCGCCGACGGAGTTCCTCAGCGCCGCGAGCTGCTGACCGAGATCCCCGGGCCGCGCTCGCGTGCGCTGCACGCGCGCAAGCAGGCGGCAGTCGCCGACGGCGTCGGGACCACCCTGCCGGTCTACATCGCCCGCGCCGGTGGTGGCGTGCTGCAGGACGTCGACGGCAACTCGCTGATCGACCTGGGCTCGGGCATCGCCGTGGTCAACGTGGGCAACGCCAACCCGCGGGTCGTCGCCCGGGTCACCGAGCAGGTGCAGCAGTTCACCCACACCTGCTTCATGGTCACCCCGTACGAGGGCTACGTCGCGGTCTGCGAGGCGCTGGCCCGGCTCACCCCCGGCGACCACGCGAAGAAGTCGGCGCTGTTCAACTCCGGCGCCGAGGCGGTGGAGAACGCGGTCAAGATCGCCCGGGTGGCCACCGGCCGCGACGCCGTGGTCGTCTTCGACCACGCCTACCACGGCCGCACCAACCTCACGATGGCCATGACGGCGAAGTCCATGCCGTACAAGCACGGCTTCGGCCCGTTCGCGGGCGAGGTCTACCGGGCCCCGATGAGCTACCCGTTCCGCGAGCCGGTGCCGATCAGCGGCGCGGAGGCCGCGCGTCGCGCGATCTCGGTCATCGACAAGCAGGTGGGCGCCGACGAGGTCGCCGCCGTCGTGATCGAGCCGATCCAGGGCGAGGGCGGCTTCGTCGTCCCGGCGCCGGGCTTCCTGCCGGCCATCGCGCAGTGGTGCACCGAGAACGGCATCGTCTTCGTCGCCGACGAGATCCAGACCGGGTTCGGCCGGACCGGCACGCTGTTCGCATGCGACGACGAGGGCGTGGTGCCGGACCTGATCACGACCGCCAAGGGCATCGCGGGGGGCCTGCCGCTCGCTGCGGTCACCGGCCGCGCCGAGCTGATGGACGCGGTGCACGCCGGCGGCCTCGGTGGCACCTACGGCGGCAACCCGGTCGCCTGCGCCGCGGCGCTGGGCGCCCTGGAGTCGCTCGAGGAGGACGACCTGGCGGGCCGTGCCGCCGCCATCGGTCGGACGATGCTGGACCGGCTCTCCGCACTGGCCGGTCAGCACGCGCAGATCGGCGACGTCCGGGGCCGCGGCGCGATGGTCGCCATCGAGCTGGTCGTGCCCGGCAGCACCGACCCCGACCCGGCCGAGGCCGCCCGGATCAGCGCTGCCTGCCACCAGCAGGGTGTGCTGACGCTCACCTGCGGCACCTTCGGCAACGTGCTGCGCTTCCTGCCCCCGCTGGTGATCGACGACGCCCTGCTGGCCGAGGCGCTCGACGTCCTCGAGTCCGCGGTCGCCGGCGACTAG